In Leifsonia sp. AK011, the genomic stretch TGTAGCCCTCGATGCCACGGGAGCGGAGTGCATCCACGAGGCCTGCGTTCTCGAGCGCCGCAAATGCGTCGCGCTCAGGCTGGCTCACGTGCGTCTTGCCGGCGAACGCCTGGATGTCCCACACGTCGTGGTCGAAGGGGGCGATATTGAAGTCGCCCATGAGCGCGAGGGGCTGGCCGGGGTTCTCGGCGAGCCACGCGCGGGTGTCCGCCGCGAGGGCCGCGAGCCACGCGAGCTTGTAGGGGTAGTGGGCATTGTCGAGCTCGCGACCGTTGGGCACGTACAGGCTCCACAGGCGCACATCGTTGACGGTGACACCGAGCGCGCGTGCTTCGAGGGGCAGGCTGCCGTCGGGCAGCGGCTTGCCGAAACCCGGGGCGTCGGGGAACCCGACGGTGACATCCTCAATGGGGAGTCGACTCGCGACCGCGACGCCGTTCCACTGGTTGAGACCGTGCAGCTCGACCTCGTAACCCGCGTCGGCGAAGGCCGCATAGGGGAACTGCGCCTCGGTGCACTTGATCTCCTGCATCGCGAGCACGTCGACGTCCTCGCGCCCGAGCCAGTCCACCACCCGGCCGACCCGGCTTCGGATGGAGTTCACATTCCAGGTCGCAACACGCATGAACTCCACGGTACAAGGTTGCACCGACGGGAGAACCACGTCCTGTCCTCCCCTCAACTGGGGCGGGTACAACACCGGGGTACAGACGTACAGTTCATGAGTGACGTTCCCTCACAAGCTCCTCGACCATGAAGCGGCGCAGGATCGATCGGATTCCCGCCGCGCGATCGTTGTCTCCGTTGTCGCCTTGGTTGTGCTCGTTGTCGCCTGCGTTCTCGCTGCGGTGGCGGGCATCCCGACCCCGGGGGTCACTCAGTAGGCTTGCGGTGTGACCGACGCGAAGCAGCAGCTCATCGACTACATCTCCTCCGACGCCGTCTTCCATGGCGACTTCACGCTCACGAGCGGCAAGAAGGCGACGTACTACGTCGACCTGCGCAAGGTCAGCCTCGACCATCGCGTCGCGCCGCTCATCGGGCAGGTCATGCTCGATCTGATCGCCGAGGTTCCGGATGTCGCGGCCGTCGGCGGTCTGACGATGGGCGCCGACCCGATCGCCTCCGCCGTGCTGCACCAGGGTGCGGCTCGCGGCCTCTCGTACGATGCTTTCGTCGTGCGCAAGGAACCGAAGGACCACGGCCGCGGACGCCAGGTGGAGGGGCCGGATCTCGCGGGAAAGCGCGTGATCGTCCTCGAGGACACATCCACCACTGGCGGCTCGCCTCTTGCCGCGATCGAAGCACTCAAGAAGGTCGGCGCGGAGATCGCCGCCGTCGCCGTCGTCGTCGACCGCAGCACCGGCGCTCGCGAGCGCATCGAGGCCGAGGGCTACCCGTATTTCGCCGCGATCGGACTGGATGATCTCGGGCTCCCGCGATGACCGACGAGCGCGACCGGGAGGGCGAGGACGAGAAGGACGAACTCGATCCGAGTGACTGGCTCGCGAGCCAGTTCGACCCCACCGGCACCGTGCCCGTGCAGCGCCCCGTGCCGCCGGTCCCGCCCGCAGCTCCTGCTCCGCCGACGCCTCCTGTTCCGCCCGCACCACCCACCACGCAGCTGCCGCCCCAGCCGGTAGCGGCGCCGCCCCCGGTAGCGCCCGCAACGCCCCCTCCCGCCGCAGCGCCGCCCCCGCTCGTGGAGCCGCCAGCCCAGACATTCACGTGGAACCTCGAGCCGGGTGCCGAGGTCCCCAGCCCTCCCGTGCCTCCGCCGACGGTGCCGCCAACCCCTCCCGTCCCACCCGCTCCCGCCGCGTCGCCTCCGCCTGTCGTTCCGGACTTCCCGCCCACCGTTGCGATGCCCTCGGCGGATGTTCCGACCCAGGCGTTCACGCTCCCCGAGCTCGCCGAGACGAGTCTCTCCAGCCGGGAACTGGAGCCCCAGCAGTGGGAGCCGTGGCAGGCACGCCCTGTCGATGCATCCCTCGACGGCGCGACCGAGGTCATCGAAGCCGAGATCATCGGGCTCGATGGCCCGGAGGGCGAGTCGAACCCACAGTCTCCGATCGACGATCTCTTCGGCGACAACCAGTTCCAGGACTACGAGGGCGAGCCCCTCCTCTCCGGTCCGCCGCCGTCCGACCCGGGTGCTCGTTCGAAGCCCGCGGCGCGCGCACCCATGCCCCGCACGCAGAAGATCCTGCTCTGGGTGGCGGGAGGCCTCGTCGCTCTGCTCGCACTTCTGGCGCTCTTCATGCTCGGGCAGCGTCTCGCGGGCGCCCCGACCGCGGCGCCCGCGCCCACCCCCACGGCCAGCCCGACTCCCGAGCCCACGGTCGCCGCGCCCCAGGTCGGCCCGGTGCTTCCGGGCGAGTACGAGTGGGACCAGCTGCTGGGCGGCGAGTGCCTCGCACCCTTCGAGTCGGCGTGGCAGGAGCAGTACACCGTCGTGGACTGTGGAACGCCGCATCCCGCACAGATGCTCGTGCGCGGCCAGTTCGATGACGCAGCGGATGCCGCCTACCCGGGCTTCGACGAGTTGACCAAGCGCATCGGCCTCCTCTGCACAGCCCCGTCCGTCATCAACTACCAGGTGGCGGGCACCGCGCAGGACATCCAGGTCGCGGCGAGTTTCGCCGTGGACGAGGCGGACTGGGCCTCCGGCAACCGCACCTACTTCTGCTTCGCCAACCGCGCCTCCGGCGCGGACCTCACGGCGTCGATCGTCGTGCCGCAGGCAGCCCCGTAACGGCTACGCGTCGGACTCGATCGGCTCGGCGGACACGAGCTCGGCGACCGAGGTGAGCACCTCGTCAGGGCGGAACGGGTAGCGGTTGATCTCGGCCTGGTCGCTGATGCCCGTGAGCACCAGGATCGTGTGGAGTCCCGCCTCGATACCGGCGACGATGTCTGTGTCCATGCGGTCACCGATCATGCCCGTGTTCTCGGAGTGCGCG encodes the following:
- a CDS encoding large membrane associated protein, which produces MTDERDREGEDEKDELDPSDWLASQFDPTGTVPVQRPVPPVPPAAPAPPTPPVPPAPPTTQLPPQPVAAPPPVAPATPPPAAAPPPLVEPPAQTFTWNLEPGAEVPSPPVPPPTVPPTPPVPPAPAASPPPVVPDFPPTVAMPSADVPTQAFTLPELAETSLSSRELEPQQWEPWQARPVDASLDGATEVIEAEIIGLDGPEGESNPQSPIDDLFGDNQFQDYEGEPLLSGPPPSDPGARSKPAARAPMPRTQKILLWVAGGLVALLALLALFMLGQRLAGAPTAAPAPTPTASPTPEPTVAAPQVGPVLPGEYEWDQLLGGECLAPFESAWQEQYTVVDCGTPHPAQMLVRGQFDDAADAAYPGFDELTKRIGLLCTAPSVINYQVAGTAQDIQVAASFAVDEADWASGNRTYFCFANRASGADLTASIVVPQAAP
- the pyrE gene encoding orotate phosphoribosyltransferase; protein product: MTDAKQQLIDYISSDAVFHGDFTLTSGKKATYYVDLRKVSLDHRVAPLIGQVMLDLIAEVPDVAAVGGLTMGADPIASAVLHQGAARGLSYDAFVVRKEPKDHGRGRQVEGPDLAGKRVIVLEDTSTTGGSPLAAIEALKKVGAEIAAVAVVVDRSTGARERIEAEGYPYFAAIGLDDLGLPR
- a CDS encoding exodeoxyribonuclease III encodes the protein MRVATWNVNSIRSRVGRVVDWLGREDVDVLAMQEIKCTEAQFPYAAFADAGYEVELHGLNQWNGVAVASRLPIEDVTVGFPDAPGFGKPLPDGSLPLEARALGVTVNDVRLWSLYVPNGRELDNAHYPYKLAWLAALAADTRAWLAENPGQPLALMGDFNIAPFDHDVWDIQAFAGKTHVSQPERDAFAALENAGLVDALRSRGIEGYTYWDYQQLRFPRNEGMRIDFILGSQAFDDLVTAARIDREERKGDAPSDHVPVVVDLDLETEDEDDRPMFL